A genomic window from Longimicrobium sp. includes:
- a CDS encoding sigma-54 interaction domain-containing protein: MLLVDVWREAGRHASLEETVERIAHRLVDEMPLQALLIRRLDAERLRLETVAAGAPGAAPPGRTRTELSKSHFHALVSWAHAGEVLRGAPQGLAGVLAAGEARGEVLAGPLLDGEQVIGALVAVGPAFRPAHEDLFAQVLEPVSSALRSDIQLHELTRLREAAEADNRALLSRLGRQEIADAIVGADGGLRAVVDRVAQVAGTDAPVLLLGETGTGKEVIAREIHRQSARSRGPVVRVNCGAIPPGLIDSELFGHERGSFTGAVADRAGWFERADGGTLFLDEIGELPLEAQVRLLRVLQDGSFERVGGRTTHTVDVRIVTATNRDLHTMVQAGTFREDLWYRISVFPIRLPPLRERPADIPVLAAHFAWRAGQRLGGHPLAPTAADQERLIAYPWPGNVRELAAVIERAVILGNGHQLEIAAALGPAAPSVAATTENRPGAAEAAPRGEEFQTLDAAMARHIEAALQKVNGRIEGPFGAAALLGLNPHTLRARMRKLGIHWSRFRPT; the protein is encoded by the coding sequence ATGCTGCTTGTAGACGTGTGGCGCGAGGCGGGGAGGCACGCTTCGCTGGAGGAGACGGTGGAGCGGATCGCACACCGGCTGGTGGACGAGATGCCGCTGCAGGCCCTGCTGATCCGCAGGCTGGATGCCGAGCGGCTGCGGCTGGAGACGGTGGCGGCGGGCGCGCCCGGCGCGGCGCCACCCGGGCGAACGCGCACGGAGCTGTCGAAGTCGCACTTTCACGCGCTGGTCTCGTGGGCGCACGCCGGCGAGGTGCTGCGAGGCGCGCCGCAGGGGCTGGCCGGCGTCCTTGCCGCGGGCGAGGCGCGGGGCGAGGTGCTGGCCGGGCCGCTGCTGGATGGCGAGCAGGTGATCGGCGCGCTGGTGGCGGTGGGTCCCGCGTTCCGCCCGGCGCACGAGGACCTGTTCGCGCAGGTGCTGGAGCCGGTGTCGTCCGCGCTCCGCAGCGACATCCAGCTGCACGAGCTCACCCGGCTGCGCGAGGCGGCCGAGGCGGACAACCGCGCGCTCCTCTCGCGCCTGGGGCGGCAGGAGATCGCCGACGCCATCGTGGGCGCGGACGGCGGGCTGCGTGCGGTGGTGGATCGTGTTGCACAGGTGGCGGGAACGGACGCCCCCGTGCTGCTGCTGGGCGAAACGGGCACGGGCAAGGAGGTGATCGCCCGCGAGATCCACCGGCAGTCGGCGCGGTCGCGCGGGCCGGTGGTGCGCGTGAACTGCGGCGCCATTCCGCCGGGGCTCATCGACTCCGAGCTGTTCGGGCACGAGCGCGGCAGCTTTACGGGGGCGGTGGCGGACCGGGCGGGGTGGTTCGAGCGCGCGGACGGCGGAACGCTCTTCCTGGACGAGATCGGCGAGCTGCCGCTGGAGGCGCAGGTGAGGCTGCTGCGCGTGCTGCAGGACGGCAGCTTCGAGCGGGTGGGCGGGCGTACGACGCACACCGTGGACGTGCGGATCGTCACCGCCACGAATCGCGACCTTCACACCATGGTGCAGGCGGGGACGTTTCGCGAAGACCTGTGGTACCGCATCAGCGTCTTTCCCATCCGCCTGCCGCCCCTGCGCGAGCGCCCGGCGGACATTCCCGTGCTGGCCGCGCACTTCGCCTGGCGCGCGGGGCAGCGGCTGGGCGGCCATCCGCTGGCGCCCACGGCGGCGGACCAGGAACGGCTGATCGCCTACCCCTGGCCGGGCAACGTGCGCGAGCTTGCCGCGGTCATCGAACGCGCCGTGATCCTGGGCAACGGCCACCAGCTGGAGATCGCCGCCGCGCTGGGGCCCGCGGCCCCGAGCGTCGCCGCGACGACGGAGAATCGCCCCGGGGCAGCCGAAGCGGCGCCACGGGGCGAGGAGTTCCAGACGCTGGACGCAGCCATGGCGCGGCACATCGAGGCCGCGCTGCAAAAGGTGAACGGGCGCATCGAGGGCCCCTTCGGCGCCGCCGCGCTCCTGGGGCTGAATCCCCACACGCTGCGAGCGCGGATGCGAAAGCTGGGCATCCACTGGTCGCGCTTCCGCCCCACATGA
- a CDS encoding S8 family peptidase translates to MKRTTFALASLVALTACSDGETPMSADAGAPVLSQSASGRYVVVLNDDADPRSVAAIAGVSPRYVYTAALKGFAGTLNAGQLNALQNNPNVAYIEADLPMQASTIQTGATWGIDRIDQRSLPLSTSFAYTNTGAGVNAYILDTGIRLSHAEFAGRAVSGFDAVDGGSADDCNGHGTHVAGTVGGTLYGVAKGVKLVAVRVLDCAGSGTTSGVVAGIDWVTANHVKPATANMSLGGGASTAIDDAVTRSIAAGVSYGVAAGNGNRAGRQDDACKYSPARVPTAITVGSTTSTDAKSSFSNYGTCVDLFAPGSSIKSAWYTGDTATNTISGTSMATPHVVGVISLFLQSNPGASPAAVEAAIEGNATTGKVTSAGTGSPNLLLFTAY, encoded by the coding sequence ATGAAGCGCACCACGTTCGCTCTCGCCTCCCTGGTTGCCCTGACCGCCTGCTCCGACGGGGAAACGCCGATGTCGGCCGACGCAGGCGCGCCGGTTCTTTCGCAGTCGGCCAGCGGCCGCTACGTGGTGGTGCTGAACGACGACGCCGATCCGCGCTCGGTGGCCGCCATCGCCGGGGTGAGCCCGCGCTACGTGTACACCGCGGCGCTCAAGGGCTTCGCCGGCACGCTGAACGCCGGCCAGCTGAACGCGCTGCAGAACAACCCGAACGTGGCCTACATCGAGGCCGACCTGCCCATGCAGGCGTCGACCATCCAGACCGGCGCCACCTGGGGCATCGACCGCATCGACCAGCGCTCGCTTCCCCTTTCCACCAGCTTCGCCTACACCAACACCGGCGCGGGCGTCAACGCCTACATCCTGGACACCGGCATCCGCCTGAGCCACGCCGAGTTCGCGGGCCGCGCGGTCTCGGGCTTCGACGCGGTGGACGGCGGCAGCGCCGATGACTGCAACGGGCACGGCACGCACGTGGCCGGCACCGTGGGCGGAACGCTGTACGGCGTGGCCAAGGGCGTGAAGCTGGTGGCGGTGCGCGTGCTGGACTGCGCGGGCAGCGGCACCACCTCGGGCGTCGTCGCGGGCATCGACTGGGTCACCGCGAACCACGTGAAGCCGGCGACCGCCAACATGAGCCTGGGCGGCGGCGCGAGCACCGCCATCGACGACGCGGTGACTCGCTCGATTGCCGCGGGCGTGTCGTACGGGGTGGCGGCCGGAAACGGCAACCGCGCCGGGCGCCAGGACGACGCGTGCAAGTACTCGCCCGCCCGCGTGCCGACCGCCATCACCGTGGGCTCCACCACCTCGACCGACGCCAAGTCGTCGTTCTCCAACTACGGCACCTGCGTGGACCTGTTCGCGCCGGGCAGCAGCATCAAGTCGGCCTGGTACACCGGCGACACGGCCACGAACACCATCAGCGGCACCTCGATGGCCACCCCGCACGTGGTAGGCGTGATCTCGCTCTTCCTGCAGAGCAACCCGGGCGCCTCGCCGGCGGCCGTGGAAGCGGCGATCGAAGGCAACGCCACCACCGGCAAGGTGACGTCGGCCGGCACCGGCTCGCCCAACCTGCTGCTCTTCACGGCGTACTGA
- a CDS encoding OprO/OprP family phosphate-selective porin produces the protein MLFIHRSLLAATLLAATAAARLDGQSTTPARPDSTPRPAPPTVTAGEDGFGFRSVDGAFTLRVRGGVQYDGRFFAEDTAGAAVNTFQIRRARADFQGAVYSRYDYRLQIDVANSQMELLDAYVDARVTPALRVRAGKFRSPMGLQRLQTTWVVLFPERGFPTALVPNRDVGVQVHGVLGGGALEYAAGIFNGVTDGANQDVDASDGKDVVGRVFVHPFRATAGPFKGLGLGVAASTGNQQGSIAAPLLPSFRTPGREIFFRYRTDGTAANTAIADGGRTRLAPQGYWYWGPVGVLGEYTVSRQRVRRDATEAELKSTAWQVEGAYALTGEAESYRGITPPRPGPGGAGRGAVELVARAQQLTVDDDAFPLLADPARSMRSATSYGAGVNWYLNRAVRVLLSYEHTTFDPFGTAAARPAENAVIGRMQVVF, from the coding sequence GTGCTCTTCATCCACAGGTCCCTTCTTGCCGCCACGCTGCTGGCGGCCACCGCTGCCGCGCGCCTGGACGGCCAATCGACCACTCCCGCGCGTCCTGACAGCACGCCACGTCCCGCGCCTCCCACCGTCACGGCGGGCGAGGACGGCTTCGGATTTCGCTCCGTCGACGGCGCGTTCACCCTGCGCGTGCGTGGCGGGGTGCAGTACGACGGCCGCTTCTTCGCCGAAGACACGGCGGGCGCCGCGGTGAACACCTTCCAGATCCGCCGTGCCCGCGCCGACTTCCAGGGCGCGGTCTACAGCCGCTACGACTACCGCCTGCAGATCGATGTCGCCAACAGCCAGATGGAGCTGCTGGACGCCTACGTCGACGCCCGGGTGACGCCCGCGCTGCGCGTGCGCGCCGGCAAGTTCCGGTCGCCGATGGGACTCCAGCGGCTGCAGACCACTTGGGTCGTGCTCTTCCCGGAGCGCGGCTTTCCCACCGCGCTGGTGCCCAACCGCGACGTCGGCGTGCAGGTGCACGGCGTGCTGGGCGGCGGCGCGCTGGAGTACGCAGCCGGCATCTTCAACGGCGTGACGGACGGCGCCAACCAGGACGTGGACGCTTCCGACGGCAAGGACGTGGTCGGGCGCGTGTTCGTGCACCCCTTCCGCGCGACGGCGGGGCCGTTCAAGGGGCTGGGACTCGGGGTCGCGGCGAGCACCGGCAACCAGCAGGGCAGCATCGCCGCGCCCCTGCTGCCGTCGTTCCGCACGCCGGGACGGGAGATCTTCTTCCGCTACCGCACGGACGGCACCGCCGCCAACACCGCCATCGCGGACGGCGGGCGCACGCGCCTGGCGCCGCAGGGCTACTGGTACTGGGGCCCCGTCGGCGTGCTGGGCGAGTACACCGTCAGCCGCCAGCGGGTGCGCCGCGACGCCACCGAGGCGGAGCTGAAGAGCACCGCCTGGCAGGTGGAGGGCGCCTACGCGCTCACCGGCGAGGCCGAGTCGTACCGCGGCATCACCCCGCCGCGCCCGGGCCCGGGCGGCGCCGGCCGGGGCGCGGTGGAGCTCGTGGCCCGCGCGCAGCAGCTGACGGTGGACGACGACGCCTTCCCCCTGCTGGCCGATCCCGCCCGCTCCATGCGCTCGGCGACCTCCTACGGCGCCGGCGTGAACTGGTACCTGAACCGCGCCGTGCGCGTCCTGCTCTCGTACGAGCACACCACCTTCGATCCCTTCGGCACCGCGGCCGCGCGCCCGGCCGAGAACGCCGTCATCGGGCGCATGCAGGTCGTGTTCTGA
- a CDS encoding ABC transporter permease subunit, protein MAEATVIETRAPWLPPADDEPILAPPPARRAGRVPLGTVLLFAAVIGYLALVLVGPLAALAVRALETGPGPVLRAVTSPEALSGLWHSLIIVVVTLVVNGTLGVAGAIVLVRHRFVGRRVLDLLVDLPLAVSPVMVGLAFLLVFGRGGWLHPAIDVMGFQVAFAFPGILLVTLFVTLPYTLREVAYVLDELGTAEEEVAATLGASPWQTFRRVTLPNVAHAARLGLTLTGARALGEFGAAVVVGGAISGRTQTATTFIYAALEERNPAGGFGMALLLALLSLGLLLLLRRLKSRQEHV, encoded by the coding sequence GTGGCTGAGGCGACCGTCATCGAAACGCGGGCTCCCTGGCTGCCGCCCGCCGACGACGAACCGATCCTGGCTCCGCCCCCGGCACGGCGCGCGGGACGTGTCCCACTGGGCACGGTGCTCCTTTTCGCCGCGGTGATCGGCTACCTGGCGCTGGTGCTCGTCGGTCCCCTGGCGGCGCTGGCGGTGCGGGCGCTGGAGACGGGCCCCGGCCCCGTGCTGCGCGCCGTCACCTCGCCCGAGGCGCTTTCGGGGCTGTGGCACTCGCTGATCATCGTCGTGGTCACCCTGGTGGTGAACGGCACGCTGGGAGTCGCCGGCGCCATCGTCCTGGTGCGCCACCGCTTCGTCGGCCGGCGCGTGCTGGACCTGCTGGTCGACCTGCCGCTCGCCGTGTCGCCCGTGATGGTGGGGCTGGCCTTCCTCCTGGTCTTCGGGCGCGGGGGATGGCTTCACCCGGCCATCGACGTCATGGGATTCCAGGTGGCGTTCGCCTTTCCCGGCATCCTGCTGGTGACGCTGTTCGTCACCCTGCCGTACACGCTGCGCGAGGTGGCGTACGTGCTCGACGAGCTGGGGACGGCCGAGGAAGAGGTGGCCGCCACGCTGGGCGCCTCGCCCTGGCAGACCTTCCGGCGGGTGACGCTTCCCAACGTGGCGCATGCGGCGCGATTGGGATTGACGCTCACCGGCGCCCGCGCGCTGGGCGAGTTCGGCGCGGCCGTCGTGGTAGGCGGCGCCATCAGCGGCCGCACGCAGACGGCCACCACCTTCATCTATGCCGCACTGGAGGAGCGCAACCCCGCGGGCGGGTTCGGGATGGCGCTCCTCCTGGCGCTGCTCAGCCTGGGGCTGCTGCTGCTGCTCCGCCGGCTCAAGTCCCGTCAGGAGCACGTATGA
- a CDS encoding NADP-dependent malic enzyme → MSFRRQDALDYHSEGRPGKIAVVPTKPASTQRDLSLAYSPGVAEPCRDIAQNPEDVFRYTARGNLVAVVTNGTAVLGLGDIGPLAAKPVMEGKGVLFKRFADIDVFDIEVASKNADEVIRFCEMLEPTVGGINLEDIGAPDCFYIEEELKRRLQIPVFHDDQHGTAVISGAALLNALEISGKKIEELKCVFSGAGAAAIATAELYLSLGMRRENIAMTDSKGVIRADRANLDKYKARFATTRDIHTLQDALRGADMFVGLSVAGAVTREMVAGMADAPIVFALANPDPEILPEDVLAVRPDAMVATGRTDYPNQINNVLGFPFIFRGALDVRARAINDEMKMAATRALAELARRDVPEAVEKAYGGDRFRFGANYLIPKPFDPRIMLWVAPAVAQAAMETGVARLTIDLEQYRAELIARLGRGREVMRDIMRRARRDPRRVVYPEGENERIIRACALVLAEEVARPVLLGRADAIRQRAVELGVSIEGAEIVDFRHDEALRERYAQQLYQRRQRKGVTLAQARERMHEPVFFGCMMVMEGDADALLAGEDMYYPETIRPALETIGTAPGVRRVAGLYMMVMQQDVVFFADTTVNPDPDAQTLADIALLSADFVRRLGIEPRVAMLSYSNFGSARGPASDKVRVATELVKQRRPELEIDGEMQADTATMDEFRLANYPFTSLRGRPNVLIFPNLDAANIAYKLMWRMGNAEAFGPILLGMAHPIHVLQRGSEAADVLNLTALAVVDAQEHAGRHDAA, encoded by the coding sequence ATGTCGTTTCGCAGGCAGGACGCGCTCGACTACCACAGCGAGGGCCGCCCCGGCAAGATCGCCGTGGTGCCCACCAAGCCGGCCAGCACCCAGCGCGACCTGTCGCTGGCGTACTCGCCCGGCGTGGCCGAACCGTGCCGCGACATCGCGCAGAACCCCGAAGACGTGTTCAGGTACACGGCGCGCGGCAACCTCGTCGCGGTCGTCACCAACGGCACCGCCGTGCTGGGGCTGGGCGACATCGGCCCGCTGGCGGCCAAGCCGGTGATGGAGGGCAAGGGCGTGCTCTTCAAGCGCTTCGCCGACATCGACGTGTTCGACATCGAGGTGGCCAGCAAGAACGCCGACGAGGTCATCCGCTTCTGCGAGATGCTGGAGCCCACCGTCGGCGGCATCAACCTGGAAGACATCGGCGCGCCGGACTGCTTCTACATCGAAGAAGAGCTCAAGCGGCGCCTGCAGATTCCCGTCTTTCACGACGACCAGCACGGAACCGCCGTCATCAGCGGCGCCGCCCTGCTGAACGCGCTGGAGATCAGCGGCAAGAAGATCGAGGAATTGAAGTGCGTCTTCAGCGGCGCGGGCGCGGCCGCCATCGCAACCGCCGAGCTGTACCTCTCGCTGGGAATGCGGCGCGAGAACATCGCGATGACCGACAGCAAGGGCGTCATCCGCGCGGACCGCGCCAATCTGGACAAGTACAAGGCCCGGTTCGCCACCACGCGCGACATCCACACCCTGCAGGACGCCCTGCGCGGCGCCGACATGTTCGTGGGCCTGTCCGTCGCCGGCGCGGTGACGCGGGAGATGGTGGCGGGGATGGCCGACGCGCCCATCGTCTTCGCCCTGGCGAACCCCGATCCCGAGATCCTGCCGGAAGACGTGCTGGCGGTGCGGCCGGACGCCATGGTGGCCACGGGGCGAACGGACTATCCCAACCAGATCAACAACGTCCTGGGCTTTCCCTTCATCTTCCGCGGCGCGCTCGACGTGCGGGCGCGCGCCATCAACGACGAGATGAAGATGGCCGCCACCCGCGCCCTGGCCGAGCTGGCGCGGCGCGATGTCCCCGAGGCGGTGGAAAAGGCGTACGGCGGGGATCGCTTCCGCTTCGGGGCGAACTACCTGATCCCCAAGCCCTTCGATCCGCGCATCATGCTGTGGGTGGCGCCCGCCGTGGCGCAGGCCGCGATGGAAACGGGCGTGGCGCGGCTGACCATCGACCTGGAGCAGTACCGCGCGGAATTGATCGCCCGCCTGGGACGCGGCCGCGAGGTGATGCGCGACATCATGCGCCGCGCTCGCCGCGATCCACGCCGCGTCGTCTATCCCGAGGGCGAGAACGAGCGGATCATCCGCGCCTGTGCCCTGGTGCTGGCGGAGGAGGTGGCCCGCCCCGTCCTCCTGGGCCGCGCGGACGCCATCCGCCAGCGCGCGGTCGAGCTGGGCGTGAGCATCGAGGGCGCGGAGATCGTGGACTTCCGCCACGACGAGGCGCTTCGCGAGCGCTACGCCCAGCAGCTGTACCAGCGGCGGCAGCGAAAGGGCGTCACGCTGGCGCAGGCGCGCGAGCGGATGCACGAGCCGGTGTTCTTCGGCTGCATGATGGTGATGGAGGGCGACGCCGACGCGCTGCTGGCGGGTGAGGACATGTACTACCCGGAAACCATCCGACCCGCGCTGGAAACCATCGGCACGGCGCCCGGGGTGCGGCGGGTGGCGGGCTTGTACATGATGGTGATGCAGCAGGACGTGGTGTTCTTCGCCGACACCACCGTGAACCCCGATCCCGACGCGCAGACCCTGGCCGACATCGCGCTGCTCTCGGCGGATTTCGTGCGCCGGCTGGGGATCGAGCCGCGGGTGGCGATGCTCTCGTACTCCAACTTCGGCTCGGCGCGCGGGCCCGCGTCGGACAAGGTGCGAGTGGCGACGGAACTGGTGAAGCAGCGCCGGCCGGAGCTGGAGATCGACGGCGAGATGCAGGCCGACACGGCGACCATGGACGAGTTTCGCCTGGCGAACTACCCGTTCACCAGCCTCCGCGGCCGGCCGAACGTGCTGATCTTTCCCAACCTGGACGCGGCCAACATTGCCTACAAGCTGATGTGGCGCATGGGCAACGCCGAGGCCTTCGGGCCCATTTTGCTGGGGATGGCGCACCCCATCCACGTGCTGCAGCGGGGGAGCGAGGCCGCGGACGTGCTGAACCTGACGGCGCTGGCCGTGGTGGATGCGCAGGAGCACGCCGGCCGGCACGATGCCGCCTGA
- a CDS encoding DUF402 domain-containing protein: MPPDPAYAPGDTVRIHYTRPPDRVQLFEQAVVHDAGLFVVTYLPAAQLKKPVMVEGRVVLEPGAPVVWFTYRGDVWHDVGRFHLADGTFTGVYANVLTPVEMEGTRWDTTDLYLDVWRGADGEIQLLDRDEFDEAVGAGLLTPAVAERAFTEGERLVQGARQGAWPPAHVDEWTLERARTELR, encoded by the coding sequence ATGCCGCCTGATCCGGCGTACGCGCCGGGCGACACCGTCCGCATCCACTACACGCGCCCGCCGGACCGGGTGCAGCTCTTCGAACAGGCCGTGGTCCACGACGCCGGCCTGTTCGTCGTCACCTACCTTCCCGCGGCGCAGCTGAAGAAGCCGGTGATGGTGGAGGGGCGGGTGGTGCTGGAGCCGGGCGCGCCCGTCGTCTGGTTCACCTACCGGGGCGACGTGTGGCACGACGTGGGACGCTTTCACCTGGCGGATGGCACGTTCACCGGCGTGTACGCCAACGTGCTCACGCCGGTGGAGATGGAGGGCACCCGCTGGGATACGACGGACCTGTACCTGGACGTCTGGCGCGGGGCGGATGGCGAGATCCAGCTGCTCGACCGCGACGAATTCGACGAGGCGGTGGGCGCCGGGCTGCTGACGCCAGCCGTCGCGGAACGCGCGTTTACCGAGGGCGAGCGGCTGGTGCAGGGGGCGCGGCAGGGCGCCTGGCCCCCGGCGCACGTGGACGAGTGGACGCTGGAGCGGGCGCGCACCGAGCTGCGCTGA
- a CDS encoding S8 family peptidase, whose amino-acid sequence MNRIALMLPALLLAACADQPSAPPSAPAGALSSASAADGYIVVLRDGADPRAVAAAAGVNPRFVYTAAVNGFAGTLNAGQLNALRRNPRVEYVEPDAPVQLFTTQLAPPSWGLDRIDQRDLPLSASFTYGSTGKGVNAYVLDTGVNSKHTDLYPRTSFIPNGSNGDFVGDGHGSAEDCHGHGSHVAGTIGGTSHGVAKNVWIYAGRVVNCTGGGNASMAIAGMDWIARNGKKPAVVNMSLGYGDVQSVRDAAERLVKAGFFVAAAAGNGDFAGTPQNACFQSPAGAPSVMTVGATTSTDYESSFSNYGRCVDILAPGSSITSLAVGSYTATGVRSGTSMAAPHVAGVAAQYLSIVPTATPYEVTSRLDYYATVDRIRLHSASLSGGTPNRLLFTRF is encoded by the coding sequence ATGAACCGCATCGCCCTCATGCTGCCCGCGCTGCTGCTGGCGGCCTGCGCCGACCAGCCGTCCGCCCCCCCCTCCGCGCCCGCCGGCGCCCTGTCGTCGGCCTCCGCGGCGGACGGATACATCGTGGTGCTGCGCGACGGGGCGGATCCGCGCGCCGTGGCCGCCGCCGCCGGGGTGAATCCCCGCTTCGTCTACACCGCCGCGGTAAACGGCTTCGCGGGAACGCTGAACGCCGGGCAGCTGAACGCGCTGCGCCGCAATCCCCGCGTGGAGTACGTGGAGCCCGACGCACCCGTGCAGCTGTTCACCACGCAGCTGGCCCCGCCCAGCTGGGGGCTGGACCGCATCGACCAGCGCGACCTGCCGCTGAGCGCATCGTTCACCTACGGCTCCACCGGCAAGGGGGTGAACGCGTACGTGCTGGACACGGGGGTCAACAGCAAGCACACCGACCTGTATCCCCGCACGTCGTTCATCCCCAACGGCAGCAACGGCGACTTCGTGGGAGACGGCCACGGCAGCGCGGAAGACTGCCATGGCCATGGCAGCCACGTGGCGGGCACCATCGGCGGCACCAGCCACGGCGTGGCCAAGAACGTGTGGATCTACGCGGGCCGCGTGGTGAACTGCACGGGTGGCGGCAATGCGTCGATGGCGATCGCGGGGATGGACTGGATCGCCCGCAACGGAAAGAAGCCGGCCGTGGTGAACATGAGCCTGGGCTACGGCGACGTGCAGTCGGTGCGCGACGCGGCCGAGCGGCTGGTGAAGGCCGGCTTTTTCGTGGCCGCCGCCGCCGGCAACGGCGACTTCGCGGGAACGCCGCAGAACGCCTGCTTCCAATCGCCGGCAGGTGCGCCCAGCGTGATGACGGTGGGCGCCACCACCAGCACCGACTACGAGTCGTCGTTCAGCAACTACGGCCGCTGCGTCGACATCCTGGCGCCCGGCAGCAGCATCACCTCGCTCGCCGTCGGCAGCTACACCGCCACCGGCGTGCGCAGCGGCACCTCGATGGCCGCGCCGCACGTGGCCGGGGTGGCCGCGCAGTACCTGTCCATCGTCCCCACCGCGACCCCGTACGAGGTCACCTCGAGGCTCGACTACTACGCCACGGTCGACCGAATTCGCCTGCACTCGGCCAGCCTGTCCGGGGGAACGCCCAACCGGCTGCTGTTCACGCGCTTCTGA
- a CDS encoding sulfate ABC transporter substrate-binding protein — translation MKRVLTAAALLLAAACGDGGSSPEGAAKAPAVRTLVLGAYTTPREVYGREIIPAFQRHWKAKTGQEVKFQESYLGSGAQSRAVIGGFEADVVALSLEPDVQKIADAGLITHDWKAGPAGGMVSRSVVVLGVRPGNPKAIRDWDDLRRGGVQVLTPSPRTSGGAMWNIAALYGAVSRGRAGGGAQPEAVLRDVLGHVSIMDKGARESMLTFEGGVGDVAITYENEVLVARQAGKAMDYVIPSSTILIENPVAIVDEYVEKHGTRDVAEAFVAFLQTPEVQRMYARYGLRAIDQNVARETAAQYPAIPDLFTIADLGGWPAVTKSIFDKGALFDRASAGVRSAQ, via the coding sequence ATGAAGCGAGTTCTGACCGCCGCCGCGCTCCTGCTGGCGGCTGCCTGCGGCGACGGCGGCAGCAGCCCCGAGGGCGCCGCCAAGGCCCCGGCGGTGCGCACCCTGGTGCTGGGCGCCTACACCACGCCGCGCGAGGTGTACGGGCGCGAGATCATCCCCGCCTTCCAGCGGCACTGGAAGGCGAAGACGGGGCAGGAGGTGAAGTTCCAGGAAAGCTACCTGGGGAGCGGCGCCCAGTCGCGCGCCGTCATCGGCGGCTTCGAGGCCGACGTGGTGGCGCTCTCGCTGGAGCCCGACGTCCAGAAGATCGCCGACGCGGGGCTCATCACCCACGACTGGAAGGCCGGCCCCGCGGGGGGAATGGTGTCGCGCTCCGTGGTGGTCCTCGGTGTTCGCCCCGGCAATCCCAAGGCGATCCGCGACTGGGACGACCTGCGTCGCGGCGGCGTGCAGGTGCTCACCCCCAGCCCGCGCACCAGCGGTGGCGCCATGTGGAACATCGCCGCGCTGTACGGCGCCGTGTCGCGCGGCAGGGCCGGCGGCGGCGCACAGCCCGAGGCGGTGCTGCGCGACGTGCTGGGCCACGTTTCCATCATGGACAAGGGCGCGCGCGAGTCCATGCTCACCTTCGAGGGCGGCGTGGGCGACGTGGCCATCACCTACGAGAACGAGGTGCTGGTGGCGCGGCAGGCGGGGAAGGCGATGGACTACGTGATCCCCAGCTCCACCATCCTCATCGAGAACCCGGTGGCGATCGTGGACGAGTACGTGGAGAAGCACGGCACCCGCGACGTGGCCGAGGCGTTCGTGGCGTTCCTGCAGACGCCCGAGGTGCAGCGGATGTACGCCCGCTACGGCCTTCGCGCCATCGACCAGAACGTGGCGCGAGAGACGGCGGCGCAATATCCGGCCATCCCGGACCTGTTCACCATCGCCGACCTGGGCGGCTGGCCCGCGGTGACGAAGAGCATCTTCGACAAGGGCGCCCTGTTCGACCGCGCCTCGGCCGGCGTGAGGTCCGCGCAGTGA
- a CDS encoding ABC transporter permease, whose product MFIIAIGLLVAVPLAAVVARGASAGFGGVWEAVSAPAAADAVLRTLWTAALVAALNAVMGTATAWLLVRHRFPGRETLDAIVDLPFAVPTLVAGLMLVILFGPQEPAGAALAGWGIPVAYASPGIVLALAFVTLPFVVRAVEPVLRELDPAEEEAAETLGAGRWTVFRRVTLPALVPAIAYGTVQSFARGLAEFGSIIVVSGNIPFRSLTAPVLVFGEVEAGRTAEASAISLVLLVLALTLAIVAHGLRRRAGGTGG is encoded by the coding sequence GTGTTCATCATCGCCATCGGCCTGCTGGTGGCGGTGCCGCTGGCGGCGGTGGTGGCGCGCGGGGCCAGCGCGGGGTTCGGCGGCGTGTGGGAGGCCGTGAGCGCCCCCGCCGCCGCCGACGCGGTGCTGCGGACGCTGTGGACCGCCGCCCTCGTTGCCGCGCTGAATGCCGTGATGGGAACGGCAACGGCGTGGCTGCTGGTGCGCCACCGCTTTCCGGGGCGCGAAACGCTGGACGCCATCGTCGACCTGCCCTTCGCGGTCCCCACGCTGGTCGCGGGGCTGATGCTGGTGATCCTTTTCGGCCCGCAGGAGCCGGCCGGCGCGGCGCTAGCCGGGTGGGGAATCCCCGTCGCCTACGCCAGCCCCGGGATCGTGCTGGCGCTGGCCTTCGTGACCCTGCCGTTCGTGGTGCGCGCGGTGGAACCGGTGCTCCGCGAGCTGGACCCGGCGGAGGAGGAGGCCGCGGAAACGCTGGGCGCGGGGCGCTGGACCGTCTTCCGGCGCGTGACCCTTCCCGCGCTGGTTCCCGCCATCGCGTACGGAACGGTGCAGTCGTTTGCGCGCGGGCTGGCGGAATTCGGCTCCATCATCGTGGTGTCGGGGAACATCCCCTTCCGTTCGCTCACCGCGCCGGTGCTGGTGTTCGGCGAGGTGGAGGCGGGGCGCACAGCGGAGGCGTCCGCCATCTCGCTCGTGCTGCTGGTGCTGGCGCTGACCCTGGCCATCGTGGCGCACGGGCTCCGCCGGCGCGCGGGAGGCACCGGTGGCTGA